CTCCTTGGAAAGCACACCTCTATATTTCTCAGAAAGCTTTTTACTATCACTTTCAGTACTATCATGCAACCTGATAATATTCATTTCTTCTAAGTCCCTGAGTAGCCGTAAAGCGTTTTTGTGAGTTAGTTCAACGACAAGAGTTTCCATAGTTAAAAGCTTTATTTGACCAAGCTACAAAAAATATTCCTCAACTTAAACCCCTTCTAAAACAGGGACATTGGTTTTGGAAACTGCGCCGAAACCTCCTTCAATATTTATAACGTCGTCAACGCCACGCGATTTTAGTATCGAGGCTGCAATCATGGACCGGTAACCTCCTGCGCAATGGATGTACAAGGTTTTGTCTTTGGGGAACTCGGCCATGAGATCATTGATATAATCCAAAGGCAGGTTTCTGGCTGTTTCAATGTGCCCCGAAGCAAATTCGTCAGGTTTTCTTACATCAATAACTTCCAGTTTCCCGGATTGGAATTTCTCAGCAAAGTCGGTAGCGGATACAGATGTTACCGAGTCCATTTCCTTGCCCGACGCCAGCCAGGTCTCGAAACCACCATTCAAATAACCAATGGTATGGTCATAGCCAACCCTGGCCAGCCGCGTCACTACTTCCTCCTCTTTGCCCGGCTCGGTGACAATGAGCAAATCCTGTTTCAGATCGGGAATAAGCGCGCCGACCCATGGAGCAAACCCACCTTGGATACCGATGTTAACAGAATTAGGAATAAAACCCTTGGCAAACTCAGACGGGTCTCTGGTATCCAATATCAAAGCTCCTGTATTATTGGCTTTTGCTTCAAATGCTTCCGCCGATAACGCCTGATCACCACGTTCAAGCACATCGTCGATACTTTCGTAGCCATCCCTGTTCATTTTTACATTCTCAGGAAAATAGTGCGGTGGCTCTGGTAAGCCTGCTGTTACTTCGCCGATAAATTCCTCTTTGGACATATCGCCTCGTAGCGCGTAATTGAACATCTTTTGGTTACCTAATGTATCCGATGTTTCCTTGCTCATATTTTTCCCGCATGCCGAGCCAGCGCCATGGGCCGGGTACACGATCACATCATTGGGCAAAGGCATGATCTTCGTACGCAGGCTGTCGTACAACATTCCCGCCAGATCTTCCATTGTCAGATCACTTTTTTGTGCCAGGTCCGGCCTGCCTACATCTCCTATAAACAATGTATCGCCACTGAAAAGCGCAGTGGGTTTATTGTTTTCATCAAAAAGCAAATAACTGGTAGATTCCAGCGTGTGACCCGGTGTATGCAATGCCTTAATCCTAATATCTCCTAAATGAAATACTTCACCATCGTTGGCAATGTGCGCTTTAAAAGCAGTATTGGCATTGGGCCCATAAACGATACCTGCACCGGTTTTCTCTGACAGGTCGAGGTGACCGGATACAAAATCCGCATGAAAATGGGTTTCAAAAACATACTTGATCTTCGCACCGATCTTGTCGGCCTTTTGAATGTACGGCTGCACCTCGCGAAGAGGGTCAATCACCGCAGCTTCTCCATTGGAAACTATAAAATAGGCTCCCTGCGCCAGGCATCCGGTATATATTTGTTCTATTTTCATGCGGACTATTTACAACTTGTTAACCTTAAACCAATGGAAAACCATTTTTGTTTCTCCCGATCACGTCGGGATTGTCAATAGTGGTCCTTGTTGCCAGGGAATGTCACTTTACCTCATGACAAACCTTGACAACTTCATAACGACCATGAAGACTCTCCTGACCAGGCCGGAAAGATGCCTGATTATGCTTATTAACTTCATGATTTAAAAACTGCTTCATTAAGAAACGCTACACTTTTACAGCCTTCCAACCACCCAATCTGAACCGCCAGATGCCTAGCATTGCCAGCGCGGATTCGGCGATGGGCACTGCGGCAAAAACACCGATCGGGCCCAGATCGAGGATAACGGCAAGCACATACGCAGAAGGAATCTGGATCATCCAGAAACAGATCAGGTTTAGTACGGTAGGTGTTTTGGTATCTCCAGCACCATTAAGCGACTGAATTACCACCATTCCGTATGCGTAAAAACCATATCCCAGGCACAGTACCCGCAGCGCTGTTTTACCAGTTTCCACGACCTGCACATTGGTACTAAACCAACCAATGATCGTTTCGGCACCGATAAACATAAAAACCGACAAGCCTAAAAGAAACACCAGGTTATAAGACGCACATTTCCAGACGGATGCTTCCGCCCGCTCCGGTTTCCCGGCCCCCAGATTTTGTCCGACAAGTGTTGCGGCTGCATTCGCCAACCCCCACGCGGGTAGCAGTGTGAACATGATCACACGGATCGCGATCGTGTAACCCGCCACCACATCACTACCGAATTCGGATAGAATCCTCGTCAGGAAAATCCAGCTCGCCGAACCGATCAGGAACTGTACTGTACCGCCGGTAGCTACTTTGACGATTGTGGCAATGGTCTCAGGATCAGGACGCAAATCCTCCCAGACTAGCCCCAGCATTTTGTTGACCTTTGTCAGAGAAAACAGCTGATAACCGACACCGATGGTCCGTCCTGTGGCCGTGGCCAATGCTGCACCTGTTACTCCCAGTTCAGGAAAAGGCCCGACGCCGAATATCAGTATTGGCCCCAGGATCATATTGATGCCATTAGCCACCATCAGCGAACGCATGGCGGTCGCAGCCGAACCGGCACCCCGTAAAGCACCACTTAATGAGTAAAGTAAAACGACTACCGGACTGCTCAGAAACTGAATCCTGGCGAAGGTCGTACCGGTTGCAATTACCTTATCGTCAGCACCCATCAGGCGAAGGATATCTCCTGCAAAAAATGACCCAATGCTGGCCACAACAGACGAAACCACCAGCGAGATCAAAATAACCTGCCCGATTGCCTGCCTGGCCTGAGCTGTGTTACCTTCCCCGATCCTGCGTGCAATGGTCGCAGTAGCGGCAGTACTCAGCCCGATGGCCACGGAATAAACCAATGTAATGACTGACTCGGTAAGGCCGACTGTTGCCACAGCCTCGGTACTGACTTTTGAAACGAAAAAAATGTCAACGACAGCGAATAATGACTCCATTACCATTTCCAGGATCATGGGAACGGAAAGTAAAAATATAGCACGGTTGATGCTTCCTTCGGTAAAACTTTCTTCGGAGCCACGAATAGCCTGACGAAGTAGTTGAAACCACTTTTTCATGGATGATAATAAATTGAAATGAATAATAGCAATAATGCGACTCAAAAAGAGCCACAGTAAAATGTCCCGAAAGAGGACTTGAAATGGGAACCGGTTAAAATATTAACCGAGTATGAAGAGCAGCATAGGCTTTTGAATTTGGGCAAATATACAAAACTGTCTTTCTAATATTCAAACAAAAAAATGGATTTATTGTCAGGTAAACGTAACTTCACGGATTCGGCCCGTGAACTTTTGCTGCCGGCAAACCGTTGCCAGTCTACTCTTTCGGCTTACATCGGCACAAAAATCCGTTCGCGGCCGGAAGTTCAGAAACAAAAAATTTGTGCATGATTGATAAAAAGAAGTTATACTCCACGGCTGAAAAGCAGGAAACAGCCGTATTGGTAGCAGTAAGTACCCAAAAACAACCTGCTGAAAAAACACGGGAGTACCTGGAAGAACTGGCGTTTCTGGCGACCACATTGGGCGTTGAAACTGTTAAGACTTTTACCCAAAATCTGGAACGTGCCGACATCCGTACTTACACCGGAAAGGGCAAGCTGGAAGAAATAATGATATATGTGACCGCCAATCCGGTCGATATGATCATTTATGATGATGACTTGTCGCCTTCTCAGGTGAGGAACCTGGAGGCCGTTTTCAAGGACATTAAAGTGATTGACCGCAGCCTTCTGATCCTGTCGATTTTTGCTATGCGGGCACAGACGGCCCAATCGAAATTGCAGGTAGAACTGGCACAGTACCAATATATGTACCCAAGACTGACCAGGCTCTGGACTCACTTAAGTCGCCAGTCGGGCGCGGGTGTGGGTATGCGCGGACCTGGTGAAACGGAATTGGAAACGGATAGGCGGATTGTAAAAGACCGCATTGCCTTCCTGAAAGAAAAACTTGAAAAGGTTGACCGTCAGAGTACTACGCGAAGAAAAGAAAGAGACCGACTGGTACGTGTCGCCATTGTAGGTTATACCAATGTGGGTAAATCAACGCTGATGCGCAGCTTGTCCAAGGCAGATGTTTTTGCTGAAAATAAACTGTTCGCTACCGTTGATTCCACGGTAAGGAAGGTCAACATGGAGAATGTCCCTTTCCTGCTCACCGATACCGTTGGATTCATCCGCAAGCTGCCTACCACATTGATCGAGTCATTTAAATCGACATTGGACGAGGTTCGAGAGGCTGATATTTTAGTACATGTGGTTGACATTTCGCATCCGTTGTTTGAAGAGCACCTGGATGTGGTGAACAAGACATTGGAAGAAATCGGCGCGGCGAATAAGCCTTCCATTCTGGTTTTCAACAAGATAGACCTTTACAAACCGTCTTACAATGATGAACATCTGGACGAAGAGCCGGAACAATCGTCTGAAAGTACATTAGAGCAGTTGAAAAAGAGCTATATCGCCGATAAAGCCGAGCGTGTAGTGTTTATTTCAGCTGAGAAAAAGGAAAATGTCGACGAGTTAAAGAATACATTGTTTTCACTGGTGAAGGAGAAACACTTTTCAATTTATCCGAACTGGCTTGATTTGGGGTATACTGCTGTACAATCAGAAGAATAAGAGTTTGTAATTCAAATGATTTTTTGCGAGTTTTGCACCCCGATTGACTGCGTAGTTCAACGGATCGCCGCGCGATAGGAGTTTGTCGAGTGCGACTCCAACTAAACTCTAGATATGGGTCCGGGGTCGCGTTCGACCGATTCACGTCGCGGTCACAGGGCAGAATATAAATTGAACGACTGCGTAGTTCAACGGATAGAATAGGAGTTTCCTAAACTCTAGATATGGGTTCGATTCCCGTCGCGGTCACTGAGCCAGGCTTTTGCCTGGCTTTTTTGTTGTGATGGCCTCAACATTCAACGGATAGGATAGGAGTTGTCGAATGCGACCCCAGCCGAAACTCTAGATATGGCCGGGCGGCCGGTGCCGTTCGATTCCCGTCGCGGTCACTGAGCCAGGCTTTTGCCTGGCTTTTTTGTTGTGATGGCCTCAACATTCAACGGATAGGATAGGAGTTGTCGAATGCGACCCCAGCCGAAACTCTGGATATGGTCACCCAAGTCTTTCCGTGAGCTTAACAACCCTATATCTCAACCGGTTAATAAATTGCTTATTGCTAATTGTGAGAGTTTCCCGATTTTACTGCAACCATGCAAACCTAACTCTCTAAATGACTAATTTAACCGAACCGGCGTCAAACAACGGAATATTTCAAAAAATTCGAAAATGGGCTATAGAACACCCCTATCATTCGATGGGGTTTGGCTTCTTTCTGATAGCTCTAGGAGTCCTAACCGACATATTTATAATTCATCACATCTTAACGTCAGCATTCTCTCACTTTTTGATTATCGCCGGAGAAGCTGTTTTCGTAATGTTCTTTCTACACATGTATGTTGAAGAACTGAATGCTAAGGGACAGCAGGACATTATCACATCGTTGGTCACCTCTTTGTCAGAAGACATGAAGGGAGAAGTTGGTTCATTGATGTCCGATTTTCGAACCGAGGGCAATCAAACTGCGCGGAGATTAAAAAAGAATCTATTTTCAGCAATCTTACAAGATAAGATGCCTCGTAAGTTTGTCAAGCGAATATTGAAAGCAGGCTTTTTTAATTCTAGTATTTTACGAGAAAATCTTCAAGTTAAATATAAGCTAAAATTAGACAAGGATGAGCTTGAAATCATCAATGAGCTTGTGTTCACCGTGGTTTATGTGTCCGGCCAAGAAGAAACTTTAAAATACGATATGCCATTCACGCTGAGCGACACACCAGAGGTTTCTTACGAATTTTCAAGAGCTAGTTTTCAACCAATGTGGGTAGATGAAAAACCCATTCACCTTGACAAAAACACCCACTTCAAGAAAAATGGGGAAAATGCAGGCCAAATGAATGACGAATTTTCACTGGTTGATCCCATTATACTTGAGAAAAACAAGCCTATAAAAGTCCAACAAAGATTCATCGCTAGGCACAGAAACTTTACCTTCAACAATGCCATGCAAGATATATTCTATGTGAATCATCATACTTTAAATATAAAGATCTCGTTCAAGTTACCGGACGGGCTGGCTGTTGATGTGTTTCCAACCTTCCCAAAGTCTCTACTAAAAGGAAGAGTAATTGATCCATTTTCAGACA
The genomic region above belongs to Dyadobacter pollutisoli and contains:
- a CDS encoding MBL fold metallo-hydrolase, with product MKIEQIYTGCLAQGAYFIVSNGEAAVIDPLREVQPYIQKADKIGAKIKYVFETHFHADFVSGHLDLSEKTGAGIVYGPNANTAFKAHIANDGEVFHLGDIRIKALHTPGHTLESTSYLLFDENNKPTALFSGDTLFIGDVGRPDLAQKSDLTMEDLAGMLYDSLRTKIMPLPNDVIVYPAHGAGSACGKNMSKETSDTLGNQKMFNYALRGDMSKEEFIGEVTAGLPEPPHYFPENVKMNRDGYESIDDVLERGDQALSAEAFEAKANNTGALILDTRDPSEFAKGFIPNSVNIGIQGGFAPWVGALIPDLKQDLLIVTEPGKEEEVVTRLARVGYDHTIGYLNGGFETWLASGKEMDSVTSVSATDFAEKFQSGKLEVIDVRKPDEFASGHIETARNLPLDYINDLMAEFPKDKTLYIHCAGGYRSMIAASILKSRGVDDVINIEGGFGAVSKTNVPVLEGV
- a CDS encoding MATE family efflux transporter; this encodes MKKWFQLLRQAIRGSEESFTEGSINRAIFLLSVPMILEMVMESLFAVVDIFFVSKVSTEAVATVGLTESVITLVYSVAIGLSTAATATIARRIGEGNTAQARQAIGQVILISLVVSSVVASIGSFFAGDILRLMGADDKVIATGTTFARIQFLSSPVVVLLYSLSGALRGAGSAATAMRSLMVANGINMILGPILIFGVGPFPELGVTGAALATATGRTIGVGYQLFSLTKVNKMLGLVWEDLRPDPETIATIVKVATGGTVQFLIGSASWIFLTRILSEFGSDVVAGYTIAIRVIMFTLLPAWGLANAAATLVGQNLGAGKPERAEASVWKCASYNLVFLLGLSVFMFIGAETIIGWFSTNVQVVETGKTALRVLCLGYGFYAYGMVVIQSLNGAGDTKTPTVLNLICFWMIQIPSAYVLAVILDLGPIGVFAAVPIAESALAMLGIWRFRLGGWKAVKV
- the hflX gene encoding GTPase HflX; translated protein: MIDKKKLYSTAEKQETAVLVAVSTQKQPAEKTREYLEELAFLATTLGVETVKTFTQNLERADIRTYTGKGKLEEIMIYVTANPVDMIIYDDDLSPSQVRNLEAVFKDIKVIDRSLLILSIFAMRAQTAQSKLQVELAQYQYMYPRLTRLWTHLSRQSGAGVGMRGPGETELETDRRIVKDRIAFLKEKLEKVDRQSTTRRKERDRLVRVAIVGYTNVGKSTLMRSLSKADVFAENKLFATVDSTVRKVNMENVPFLLTDTVGFIRKLPTTLIESFKSTLDEVREADILVHVVDISHPLFEEHLDVVNKTLEEIGAANKPSILVFNKIDLYKPSYNDEHLDEEPEQSSESTLEQLKKSYIADKAERVVFISAEKKENVDELKNTLFSLVKEKHFSIYPNWLDLGYTAVQSEE